In Stigmatopora nigra isolate UIUO_SnigA chromosome 2, RoL_Snig_1.1, whole genome shotgun sequence, a single window of DNA contains:
- the rag2 gene encoding V(D)J recombination-activating protein 2 — translation MKLQPVNPINCEGLLQPGCSFLHLDGEVLLFGQKGWPKRSCPTGVFVIRLKRGELRLRGICFSNDSQYLPPLRCPAICRLDPHDGLGESYLIHGGRTPNNDISSSLYALSMESCGCNRKLILRCKEIELVGEVPGARYGHTVSVVQSRGKTAFVAFGGRSYIPEKERISEKWNSVIDCPPQVFLFDLQFSCCSAYTFPELSDGQAFHVALAREDRVYILGGHSLKSDRRPPRLFNLHVQLLQGSPSVSCELLDFGFSISSPIITRIGPSHKYIILGGYQSNSQKRMECSTIILDEKGIHIEPLEPPKWNPDIVHSETWYGGATGEQSMLLAVPTEGRSCQKSTYYFYQVDIQKELETSEETQNQQNLSQEMTDEDNSTPLEDSEELYFCREPQELVDSSEGEDNTYNEKDEEDESQSGYWIKCCQGCHLNLNTWEPFYSTELRRPAMIFCSKAQAGHWVHAQCMELSETQLLDLSQGNKKYFCLKHTGLPKQDVTPPRQVIPRKHTPLKVKRRKLHTTLKVSKAQKCVFRKLFD, via the coding sequence ATGAAACTGCAACCAGTAAATCCAATCAACTGTGAAGGCCTTCTGCAACCTGGTTGTTCGTTTCTACACCTTGATGGTGAAGTTCTACTCTTTGGCCAAAAAGGATGGCCCAAGCGCTCCTGTCCAACGGGAGTATTTGTCATCCGCTTGAAACGTGGTGAGCTCAGGTTGAGAGGAATATGTTTCTCCAATGACTCCCAATACCTTCCTCCATTACGCTGCCCTGCCATTTGCCGGCTCGATCCACATGATGGACTTGGGGAGAGTTATCTCATCCATGGCGGCCGTACACCCAATAACGATATCTCATCAAGTCTTTATGCACTTAGCATGGAAAGTTGCGGCTGCAATCGCAAGCTGATCTTGCGTTGTAAAGAGATAGAACTGGTAGGAGAGGTGCCAGGTGCTAGATATGGCCACACGGTCAGTGTAGTTCAAAGCAGAGGAAAGACAGCATTTGTAGCTTTTGGTGGAAGGTCATACATTCCTGAAAAAGAGAGGATCTCTGAGAAATGGAACAGCGTCATTGATTGTCCTCCTCAGGTGTTCTTGTTTGACCTGCAATTTAGTTGTTGCTCTGCTTACACATTTCCAGAGCTCAGTGATGGGCAGGCTTTCCACGTGGCCCTTGCGAGAGAAGACCGGGTCTACATTCTTGGGGGTCACTCATTAAAATCTGACAGGAGGCCACCTCGGCTCTTTAATCTACACGTCCAGCTTTTGCAAGGTTCTCCGTCAGTCTCCTGCGAACTACTCGACTTTGGGTTTTCCATTTCAAGTCCTATAATCACTCGCATTGGCCCCTctcataaatatattattttaggaGGATATCAGTCTAACTCTCAGAAAAGAATGGAGTGCAGCACTATCATTCTAGATGAGAAGGGGATTCATATTGAACCTCTCGAACCACCAAAATGGAACCCAGATATTGTTCACAGTGAAACTTGGTATGGTGGGGCTACAGGAGAACAAAGCATGTTACTAGCTGTACCAACTGAAGGCAGATCATGTCAAAAAAGTACATATTACTTTTATCAAGTGGACATCCAGAAAGAGCTCGAAACCTCTGAAGAGACGCAAAACCAGCAAAATTTGAGCCAGGAAATGACAGATGAGGACAATTCCACTCCTCTGGAAGATTCAGAGGAGCTTTATTTTTGTCGCGAGCCTCAAGAGCTGGTTGACAGTAGTGAGGGGGAGGATAATACCTACAATGAGAAAGATGAGGAGGATGAGTCACAATCAGGCTACTGGATCAAATGTTGTCAAGGTTGTCACCTTAATCTCAATACATGGGAGCCATTTTACTCAACTGAACTCCGTCGCCCAGCCATGATCTTCTGCTCTAAGGCTCAAGCAGGACACTGGGTCCATGCCCAATGCATGGAGCTTTCTGAGACACAGCTTCTCGATCTCtcacaaggaaacaaaaaatacttctgTCTCAAACACACGGGTCTCCCAAAACAGGACGTGACCCCACCTCGACAGGTCATCCCCCGTAAACATACTCCTTTAAAAGTTAAACGAAGGAAATTGCATACAACCCTTAAGGTGTCCAAagcccaaaaatgtgtttttagaaaactttttgattga
- the rag1 gene encoding V(D)J recombination-activating protein 1, with protein MAVELLETDGSRSSIPDELHHSFPKYTQLKFKLFRVKSMEKVPVSGETEVEEEAVSRISDPNLSSAPDNDLDNRNKGSSMKFCPAVKHKDIVEPPDQNTDLKITEIDKHINHLRCLCRLCGIQLRKVTGTIHDVHAVLDNESKTTLRKMGCTSTKWPEVIRMVFQVDVSQDKESVHPLSFCHRCWMTAIRGGGICNLSGTIVHEWKPHSTFCSLCSPIKQSFHKTGRKRKNPMPRDQSLVKRTRLDQNPNTVSGESQSPRAFDDHLHGPVVKTWRSPSVNREHWVRTITHCQKEHLSSTLVSENFPVDFLISFTCMVCDHLLSDPVQAPCGHLFCHNCIMKYHHFLGPHCPACNLPCSSNDLISPAKTFLLVLHSLLLRCPRDGCGQHVKLSSFKVHSMSHDVKEQSAGRQSSLLDNYLIINKGGRPRQHLLSLTRRGQKHRLRELKNYVKAFADKKEGGDLKSVCLTLYLLALRSLNEHRMANELEVTMQGRGYALHPAVCLAIRVNTFLSCSQYHKMYRTVKATSGRQIFQPLHSLRAAEKELLPGFHQFEWEPPLKNVSPSCNVGIINGLSGWASSLDDSQSDTITRRFRYDVALVSAIKDLEEDIVEGLREKGVEDSACTQGFSVMIKESCDGMGDVSEKHGGGPVVPEKVVRFSFTVMSISLLLNKDDEQEVTIFTELKPNSELSCRPLCLMFVDEADHETLTAVLAPLVAERNAMKESSLTVSIAGLLQSFRFQFRGSGYDEKMVRELEGMEGSGSTYVCTLCDSNRAEASKNIVLHSITRSHKENLARYEIWRTNPFSESVEELRDRVKGVSAKPFMETQTTLDALHCDIGNATEFYKIFQDEIGEVYRKENPSREERRSWRAALDKELRQKLKLKPVMRMNGNYARKLMTLEAVQVVCGLVPSEERRDALRELMKLYLEMKPVWRSTCPDKECPDQLCRYTFNSQSFADLISTAFKYRYKGKITNYLHKTLAHVPEIIERDGSIGAWASEGNESANKLFRRFRKMNARQSKAFELEDVLKHHWLYTSKYLQRFMELHKDSAKVMQATINPVEIQDIDTIS; from the exons ATGGCAGTGGAATTGCTGGAGACAGATGGCTCTCGATCATCCATACCGGATGAGCTCCACCATTCCTTCCCCAAGTACACTCAGTTGAAGTTTAAATTGTTCAGAGTGAAATCCATGGAGAAGGTACCTGTGTCCGGTGAGACAGAGGTTGAGGAGGAAGCCGTGTCACGCATCTCTGACCCAAACCTATCTTCAGCTCCAGATAATGACTTGGATAATAGGAATAAAGGTAGTTCTATGAAATTCTGCCCTGCTGTGAAACATAAGGACATTGTTGAACCACCTGACCAGAATACGGATTTAAAGATAACAGAAATTGACAAACATATAAATCATCTAAG ATGTCTCTGCCGGCTTTGTGGAATCCAGCTAAGGAAAGTTACTGGCACAATCCATGATGTTCATGCAGTTTTGGATAACGAAAGCAAGACAACCCTCCGGAAAATGGGTTGTACATCGACAAAATGGCCAGAAGTCATCCGTATGGTTTTTCAAGTGGATGTGTCACAAGATAAAGAATCAGTCCACCCGCTTTCCTTTTGCCATCGTTGCTGGATGACTGCCATACGGGGAGGTGGTATTTGCAATCTTTCAGGGACAATAGTCCACGAGTGGAAACCTCACTCAACCTTCTGCTCCTTATGTTCACCCATAAAACAATCGTTTCACAAGACTGGCAGAAAGAGGAAAAACCCCATGCCCAGAGACCAAAGTTTAGTAAAAAGAACCAGGTTAGACCAAAACCCCAATACTGTCAGTGGCGAAAGTCAAAGTCCAAGAGCGTTTGATGACCACCTTCATGGGCCTGTTGTTAAGACATGGAGAAGTCCAAGTGTCAATAGAGAGCATTGGGTGAGGACTATCACTCACTGTCAAAAAGAACACCTGAGTAGCACGCTTGTGTCTGAGAATTTCCCAGTTGACTTCCTCATTTCTTTCACTTGCATGGTGTGTGACCATCTGCTGTCAGACCCAGTTCAAGCCCCCTGTGGACACCTCTTCTGCCATAACTGCATTATGAAATACCACCACTTTCTAGGGCCTCACTGCCCTGCCTGCAACTTACCCTGTTCCAGCAATGACCTCATTTCTCCTGCCAAAACTTTCTTGTTAGTCCTGCATTCTCTGCTCTTGCGCTGCCCAAGAGATGGCTGTGGTCAGCATGTTAAATTAAGCTCATTTAAAGTTCATAGTATGAGTCACGATGTAAAAGAGCAGAGTGCAGGACGGCAATCGTCCCTGCTCGACAACTACTTGATAATCAATAAAGGGGGAAGGCCCCGCCAACACTTACTATCACTCACACGGCGCGGCCAGAAGCATCGACTGAGGGAGCTGAAGAACTATGTGAAGGCGTTTGCGGATAAAAAAGAAGGTGGAGACTTAAAGTCTGTTTGTCTGACACTTTATCTGCTGGCATTGAGATCTCTGAATGAACACCGGATGGCAAATGAGCTGGAAGTCACAATGCAGG GAAGAGGCTATGCGTTGCATCCTGCTGTGTGTTTGGCCATTCGGGTCAACACTTTCCTGAGCTGCAGCCAGTATCACAAAATGTACCGGACTGTCAAAGCCACCAGTGGCCGCCAGATCTTTCAGCCTTTACATTCTCTTCGAGCTGCAGAGAAAGAGCTTCTGCCTGGATTTCACCAGTTTGAATGGGAACCACCTCTCAAGAATGTGTCTCCATCCTGTAATGTTGGCATCATCAATGGGCTCTCTGGATGGGCCTCGTCTTTGGATGATTCACAATCTGACACAATCACACGTCGATTCCGGTATGATGTGGCTCTAGTGTCAGCAATAAAGGATTTGGAGGAGGATATTGTGGAAGGGCTGAGAGAAAAGGGGGTGGAAGACAGTGCCTGTACCCAAGGCTTCAGCGTTATGATCAAAGAGTCCTGTGACGGCATGGGAGATGTCAGTGAAAAGCATGGAGGAGGACCAGTAGTTCCCGAGAAAGTAGTCCGCTTCTCTTTTACCGTTATGTCCATTTCTTTATTGCTTAATAAAGATGATGAGCAGGAGGTTACGATTTTCACCGAGTTAAAGCCAAACTCCGAATTGTCCTGCAGGCCTCTCTGCCTGATGTTTGTGGATGAAGCAGACCACGAGACACTCACAGCTGTCTTGGCGCCTTTGGTTGCAGAACGCAATGCAATGAAGGAGAGTAGTCTTACAGTGTCTATAGCTGGGCTTCTTCAATCCTTCCGCTTCCAGTTCAGAGGATCAGGATATGATGAAAAGATGGTGCGTGAATTAGAGGGTATGGAAGGGTCCGGATCTACTTATGTCTGCACACTGTGTGATTCCAATCGAGCGGAGGCCTCAAAAAATATTGTGCTCCACTCCATCACACGTAGCCACAAGGAGAACCTGGCACGTTATGAGATCTGGCGAACCAACCCGTTTTCCGAATCTGTAGAGGAACTGCGGGATAGAGTCAAAGGGGTTTCTGCCAAGCCCTTTATGGAGACCCAAACCACACTAGATGCTTTACACTGTGACATTGGCAATGCCACTGAGTTCTATAAAATTTTCCAGGATGAAATAGGGGAGGTGTACCGAAAAGAAAATCCCAGCCGGGAGGAGCGGCGCAGCTGGCGGGCAGCACTGGATAAAGAGCTGAGGCAGAAGCTGAAGCTCAAACCAGTGATGAGAATGAATGGCAACTATGCCCGCAAGCTAATGACCCTTGAGGCTGTGCAAGTGGTGTGTGGGCTGGTTCCCTCAGAGGAGAGGAGAGATGCCCTCAGGGAGCTGATGAAGCTCTACCTTGAGATGAAGCCTGTGTGGCGCTCCACCTGCCCAGACAAGGAATGCCCTGATCAGCTCTGCCGCTACACCTTTAATTCCCAGAGTTTTGCTGATCTCATTTCCACTGCCTTCAAATACAGGTACAAAGGCAAAATAACCAATTACCTGCACAAAACCCTGGCTCATGTCCCTGAAATAATAGAGAGAGATGGATCTATTGGTGCTTGGGCTAGTGAGGGAAACGAGTCTGCAAACAAACTGTTCAGGCGCTTCCGTAAAATGAATGCACGTCAGTCAAAAGCATTTGAGCTTGAGGATGTCTTGAAACATCATTGGCTCTACACTTCAAAGTACTTGCAGAGGTTTATGGAGCTGCATAAGGATTCAGCAAAAGTAATGCAAGCAACCATTAACCCAGTCGAAATCCAGGACATTGATACTATCTCTTAG